The following coding sequences are from one Lolium rigidum isolate FL_2022 chromosome 6, APGP_CSIRO_Lrig_0.1, whole genome shotgun sequence window:
- the LOC124661313 gene encoding zinc finger CCCH domain-containing protein 17-like: protein MPISSTLSARLGPGPAPSPSPSPAPAPARWSPYARPSEPRGDGAKASRPAIRLDPATARLLGPARKAPPGRRSSYAAEAPAPTRRRLADEKSDPKPAETNRKPNQEPRVLESCGGFAFLCALAGHTEAITGISMPTGSDKLYSGSADGTVRLWDSNSGKCVDIIKMRGKISCMITQDKWVLFGIPKSVEAWNIQTGMKLSLQGPSGLVCSMTIKDEMLFAGTGDGRIMAWEFPAKENNLGPVAILSGHERQVISLSVSATRLYSGSLDKTIRVWDLKTLQCVQTLSEHKAAVTSVLCWDQKLLSCSLDKTIKVWSASESGNLQVTHTHSEEHGLRTLFGMHRVGKMPVLFCSLHNSNCIRLFDLPSFNERGKLSSKKEVKTIELAAGGLLFTGDGAGELKVWVWAPQNEVPQTPALT from the exons ATGCCGATCTCCTCCACCCTCTCGGCGCGCCTCGGCCCCGGTCcggcaccgtcgccgtcgccctcccccgcgcccgcgcccgcgcggtGGAGCCCCTACGCCCGCCCCTCCGAACCCCGCGGGGACGGCGCCAAGGCCAGCCGCCCCGCTATCCGCCTTGACCCCGCGACGGCGAGGCTCCTCGGCCCCGCGCGCAAGGCTCCACCAGGCCGCAGATCGAGTTACGCCGCGGAGGCCCCCGCCCCGACACGACGGCGGCTTGCAGACGAGAAGTCGGATCCGAAGCCGGCGGAGACGAATCGGAAGCCGAACCAGGAGCCGCGCGTACTGGAGAGCTGCGGCGGTTTCGCTTTCCTCTGCGCCCTCGCTGGTCATACGGAG GCTATCACTGGCATCTCTATGCCGACTGGTTCTGACAAGCTATACTCCGGCAGCGCCGATGGCACAGTTCGCCTATGGGACTCCAACTCTGGCAAG TGCGTTGATATCATCAAGATGAGAGGCAAGATCAGCTGCATGATTACTCAGGACAAGTGGGTTTTGTTTGGAATCCCAAAATCAGTGGag GCATGGAACATACAGACAGGGATGAAACTAAGTCTCCAGGGACCTTCTGGGCTTGTTTGTTCTATGACTATCAAAGATGAAATGCTATTTGCTGGCACGGGGGATGGTCGCATCATGGCTTGGGAATTTCCTGCTAAGGAGAACAACTTGGGACCAGTGGCAATCCTCAGTGGCCATGAGCGTCAAGTGATTTCACTTTCTGTCTCAGCAACAAGACTTTACTCTGGCTCACTTGACAAGACAATCAGA GTATGGGACCTTAAAACTCTCCAGTGTGTTCAAACACTCTCTGAGCATAAAGCTGCTGTTACTTCGGTGCTTTGTTGGGATCAGAAATTATTATCATGCTCCCTGGACAAAACCATAAAGGTCTGGTCTGCTTCAGAGTCTGGAAACCTTCAAGTCACGCATACCCATTCTGAGGAGCAT GGATTGCGCACCCTCTTCGGCATGCATCGCGTGGGAAAGATGCCAGTTTTGTTCTGTTCCTTACACAACAGCAACTGCATCCGCCTGTTTGACCTGCCATC GTTTAACGAGAGGGGCAAGCTTTCCTCCAAGAAAGAAGTGAAGACCATCGAGCTcgctgctggtgggctgctctTCACTGGAGATGGTGCTGGCGAGCTGAAGGTTTGGGTATGGGCGCCCCAAAACGAGGTGCCCCAAACACCGGCGCTAACTTAA
- the LOC124668126 gene encoding cytokinin dehydrogenase 1-like: MAIVHVLLVALIAATTSHAPRGVHGAAAPTWPGELAALVKAGRLRTDPSVTLAASTDFGNITSALPAAVLLPSAPADVATLLRAAHSDPKWPYTISFRGRGHSTMGQALAPGGVVVDMPSLGAAPARINVSSDGRYVDAGGEQMWIDVLRAALARGVAPRSWTDYLHLTVGGTLSNAGLSGQTFRHGPQISNVLELDVITGYGKTKTCSKSLSPDLFNAVLGGLGQFGVIVRARIALEPAPARAKWARLVYTDFATFSADQEKLIAPRPDGSIGQFSYLEGSAFVIHGLAAALKNSGTFFSDADVASIVARATAKNATNVYVIEATLNYDNATAASVDQALKSVLAELRFEEGLSFVRDASYLEFLDRVYGEEMTLEKLGLWRVPHPWLNVLVPRSRIADFDRGVFGGILQGTDIAGPMVIYPLNKSKWDDSMSAVTPAEEVFYAVSMLFSSVANDLKRLQAQNQKILRFCDLAGIGYKEYLAHYTTHGDWVRHFGGKWDRFVQMKDKYDPKKLLSPGQDIFN; encoded by the exons ATGGCGATCGTTCACGTGTTACTCGTCGCGCTAATCGCCGCGACGACGTCCCATGCACCGCGCGgcgtccatggcgccgccgccccgACGTGGCCCGGCGAGCTCGCCGCGCTCGTCAAGGCCGGCAGGCTCCGCACCGACCCCAGCGTCACCCTGGCGGCCTCCACGGACTTCGGCAACATCACGTCGGCGCTCCCGGCGGCCGTGCTCCTCCCGTCGGCCCCGGCGGACGTGGCCACGCTCCTCCGCGCCGCGCACTCCGACCCCAAGTGGCCGTACACCATCTCCTTCCGCGGCCGCGGCCACTCCACCATGGGCCAGGCCCTGGCCCCCGGCGGCGTGGTCGTCGACATGCCGTCCCTGGGCGCCGCGCCGGCGCGCATCAACGTGTCGTCGGACGGGCGTTACGTGGACGCCGGCGGCGAGCAGATGTGGATCGACGTGCTGCGGGCGGCGCTGGCGCGCGGCGTGGCGCCGCGGTCGTGGACGGACTACCTCCACCTCACCGTCGGCGGCACGCTCTCCAACGCCGGGCTCAGCGGCCAGACGTTCCGGCACGGCCCGCAGATCTCCAACGTGCTGGAGCTCGACGTCATCACCG GCTACGGCAAAACAAAAACGTGCTCCAAGTCTCTCAGCCCGGACCTCTTCAACGCGGTCCTGGGCGGGCTGGGCCAGTTCGGGGTGATCGTCCGAGCCCGGATCGCTCTCGAGCCCGCGCCGGCCCGGGCCAAGTGGGCGCGGCTCGTCTACACCGACTTCGCCACCTTCTCCGCCGACCAGGAGAAGCTCATCGCTCCCCGCCCGGACGGCTCGATCGGGCAGTTCAGCTACCTCGAGGGCTCCGCCTTCGTCATCCACGGCCTCGCCGCCGCGCTGAAGAACTCTGGCACGTTCTTCTCCGACGCCGACGTCGCGAGCATCGTCGCCCGCGCCACGGCGAAGAACGCCACCAACGTGTACGTCATCGAGGCGACGCTCAACTACGACAACGCCACCGCCGCGTCCGTGGACCAGGCGCTCAAGTCGGTGCTGGCGGAGCTGCGCTTCGAGGAGGGGCTCTCCTTCGTGCGCGACGCGTCGTACCTGGAGTTCCTGGACCGGGTGTACGGCGAGGAAATGACACTGGAGAAGCTCGGGCTGTGGCGCGTCCCTCACCCGTGGCTCAACGTGCTCGTGCCCCGCTCACGCATCGCCGACTTCGACCGCGGCGTCTTCGGCGGCATCCTCCAGGGCACCGACATCGCCGGGCCTATGGTCATCTACCCGCTCAACAAATCCAA GTGGGACGACAGCATGTCGGCGGTGACGCCTGCAGAGGAGGTGTTCTACGCGGTGTCGATGCTCTTCTCCTCGGTGGCCAACGACCTCAAGCGGCTGCAGGCGCAGAACCAGAAGATCCTGCGCTTCTGCGACCTCGCCGGGATCGGGTACAAGGAGTACCTGGCGCATTACACAACCCACGGCGACTGGGTCCGGCATTTCGGCGGCAAGTGGGACCGCTTCGTCCAGATGAAGGACAAGTACGACCCCAAGAAACTGCTCTCTCCAGGACAGGACATCTTCAACTAG